One window of the Lusitaniella coriacea LEGE 07157 genome contains the following:
- a CDS encoding NADH-quinone oxidoreductase subunit M codes for MLSALIWVPILGAILISCLPANWQPHRYRSVAMAVAGIVLLWTIALGTWFDPTQTQTQFSEYVPWIEWIGLNYHLGLDGLSLPLVFLNSFLTLIAIVSTNRSISRSRFYYALLLLLSSGAAGAFLAQDLLLFFLFYELEIIPLYFLIAIWGGARRGYAAMKFLIYTAVSGILVLASFLGIVWFTGASTFDYEPLRNSELPLELQLVLLIPLLIGLFIKIPIFPFHTWLPDAHVEASTPISVLLAGVLLKLGTYGLLRFGVGLFLDAWVTIAPWLAYLAAISALYGAFTAIAQKDMKKVVAYSSIAHMAYILLAAAATTRLSLEAAVCQMIAHGLISALLFLLVGVVYKKTGSRDVTVLVGLLNPERGLPAIGSMMILGVMASAGIPGMVGFIAEFLVFRGSFPIFPIPTLLCLIGTGLTAVYFLLMVNRVFFGRLSESLSHLPPVEWVDRVPALILSALILILGIQPVWMVRWSEAQAAALIVTPSISLNQGELKESPKSIGKPTTGVSLEQ; via the coding sequence ATGCTGAGTGCATTGATCTGGGTTCCCATTTTAGGTGCGATTTTAATTAGCTGTTTGCCTGCAAATTGGCAGCCGCATCGATATCGTTCTGTGGCAATGGCGGTTGCAGGAATTGTGTTGCTCTGGACGATTGCGCTGGGGACGTGGTTCGACCCAACCCAAACGCAAACTCAGTTTTCTGAATATGTGCCTTGGATTGAGTGGATCGGTTTAAATTATCATCTGGGCTTGGATGGGTTATCTTTGCCGTTGGTCTTTTTGAATAGTTTCCTGACGCTGATTGCTATTGTTAGCACCAATCGATCCATTTCGCGATCGCGCTTTTATTATGCTCTTTTGCTTCTGCTCAGTAGCGGTGCAGCCGGCGCATTTCTCGCTCAAGACTTGTTATTGTTTTTCCTGTTCTACGAGTTAGAAATTATCCCCCTCTATTTTCTCATTGCCATTTGGGGGGGCGCGCGGCGCGGTTATGCGGCGATGAAGTTCTTGATCTACACCGCAGTCTCAGGAATTTTAGTCCTAGCCTCCTTTTTGGGAATTGTTTGGTTTACCGGCGCATCCACCTTTGATTACGAGCCATTAAGGAATTCTGAGTTACCCCTAGAATTGCAATTGGTATTATTAATTCCGCTCCTCATCGGTTTATTTATCAAAATTCCCATCTTCCCATTCCATACCTGGCTTCCGGACGCGCACGTCGAGGCTTCAACCCCCATTTCAGTGCTGTTGGCAGGGGTGCTGTTGAAATTGGGAACTTACGGTTTGCTGCGATTTGGGGTCGGGTTATTTTTGGATGCGTGGGTTACGATCGCGCCTTGGTTGGCGTACTTGGCGGCGATTAGCGCCTTGTATGGGGCATTTACCGCGATCGCGCAAAAAGATATGAAGAAAGTGGTTGCATACTCTTCCATCGCCCACATGGCGTATATTTTACTGGCTGCGGCTGCGACAACCCGCCTTAGCTTAGAAGCCGCCGTTTGTCAGATGATCGCTCACGGCTTAATTTCTGCTCTGCTTTTCCTTCTGGTGGGAGTCGTGTACAAAAAAACCGGAAGTCGCGATGTCACGGTGTTGGTCGGTTTGCTCAATCCCGAACGAGGGTTGCCCGCGATCGGCAGTATGATGATTTTAGGCGTGATGGCAAGTGCGGGAATTCCCGGCATGGTGGGCTTTATCGCGGAGTTTTTGGTCTTTCGGGGCAGTTTCCCCATTTTTCCCATTCCAACCCTGCTCTGTCTCATTGGAACGGGCTTAACTGCCGTTTATTTCCTCTTGATGGTAAACCGCGTCTTTTTTGGTCGTCTTTCCGAATCCTTGTCGCACCTTCCACCCGTTGAATGGGTTGACCGCGTTCCCGCACTCATTCTTTCCGCACTCATCTTAATCCTTGGCATTCAACCCGTTTGGATGGTTCGCTGGAGTGAGGCTCAAGCAGCAGCATTGATTGTTACTCCATCCATCAGTTTAAATCAAGGGGAGTTAAAGGAATCTCCAAAGTCGATCGGGAAACCCACAACAGGAGTTAGCTTAGAGCAATAA
- a CDS encoding CHAT domain-containing protein, which translates to MSEWSRARSLVEQLAQNNGAVAPKFPNLNQIKQIAREQQATLVEYSLVGREVRVLGIEPRDETHLYIWVVQPNGNVHFRAVDLQSQEVESMRKLVEDARTTIGLAGRGRRGRRNRRESSLKKLHQLLIAPIAEFLPKDPEARVTFIPEGSLFLVPFAALRDPEGQYLIQHHTLTLSPSIQLLGLTRQQAKPIPLEGEKMLIVGNPTMPSIPLENETLQPLEDLPGAGEEARAIASLFNTTAISGNAATEKAIRQRMSDAAILHFATHGLLDFDADLNAFGEALDPTLPTARESRVYATPGSIIVGDNVFIGGVPANIAFSREKIARVAMPGLLAFAPDPALDSEDGNGFLSAKEITPLNLNAQLAVLSACDTGRGRITGDGVIGLSRAFIAAGVPRVVVSLWSVPDAPTAALMVEFYRNLQQNPDAAQALRQAMLKTQKEYPQPIDWAAFVLVGEP; encoded by the coding sequence ATGTCCGAATGGAGTCGCGCCCGTTCCTTAGTGGAACAATTAGCGCAAAATAACGGAGCAGTCGCGCCAAAATTCCCCAATTTGAACCAAATCAAGCAAATTGCACGGGAACAACAAGCCACCTTAGTCGAATATTCCCTTGTCGGTCGAGAAGTGCGCGTCCTCGGCATCGAACCCAGAGACGAAACGCACCTTTATATTTGGGTCGTGCAACCCAACGGAAACGTTCACTTTCGCGCCGTCGATTTGCAATCCCAAGAGGTCGAATCGATGCGCAAACTCGTAGAAGACGCGAGGACAACCATTGGTTTAGCGGGTCGAGGTCGCAGAGGTCGCCGTAACCGCCGAGAATCCAGCTTGAAAAAACTGCACCAACTCCTCATTGCACCCATCGCTGAATTCCTCCCCAAAGACCCCGAAGCAAGGGTGACATTTATCCCCGAAGGATCGCTCTTTCTCGTTCCCTTTGCCGCCTTACGCGACCCCGAAGGACAATACCTCATTCAACACCATACCCTCACTCTTTCCCCCTCCATCCAACTCCTCGGTTTGACGCGCCAACAGGCAAAACCCATCCCCTTAGAAGGTGAAAAAATGCTAATTGTGGGCAATCCCACCATGCCCAGCATCCCCCTCGAAAACGAGACGTTGCAGCCCTTAGAAGACCTCCCAGGAGCCGGAGAAGAAGCTCGCGCGATTGCGTCCCTTTTCAACACGACCGCAATTTCTGGAAATGCGGCAACCGAAAAAGCAATTCGACAGCGAATGTCAGATGCCGCAATCCTTCACTTCGCCACCCACGGACTGCTGGATTTTGATGCAGACTTGAACGCCTTTGGAGAAGCCCTCGACCCCACACTCCCCACCGCAAGAGAGAGCAGGGTTTATGCCACTCCTGGTTCAATTATCGTTGGGGATAACGTTTTTATCGGCGGCGTTCCTGCAAACATCGCCTTTTCCAGAGAGAAAATCGCGCGGGTTGCCATGCCGGGACTCCTTGCCTTCGCACCCGACCCAGCATTGGATTCCGAAGATGGCAACGGTTTTTTGAGTGCCAAAGAAATTACCCCCTTGAACCTCAACGCCCAACTCGCCGTTTTGAGTGCCTGCGACACCGGACGCGGACGGATTACAGGGGATGGCGTTATCGGGTTGTCACGCGCCTTTATTGCAGCAGGAGTTCCCCGCGTCGTTGTTTCCCTATGGTCTGTTCCCGATGCCCCCACTGCGGCGTTAATGGTCGAGTTTTATCGCAACCTACAGCAAAATCCCGACGCGGCACAAGCCCTGCGCCAAGCCATGCTCAAAACCCAAAAGGAATACCCGCAACCCATTGACTGGGCGGCATTTGTCCTTGTGGGAGAACCTTAA
- a CDS encoding aminotransferase-like domain-containing protein: MNVKLLEKSEDCSLYEQVAERIEMLIAEGTLQPGDRLPSVRKLHKQLCVSISTVLEAYRLLEDRGMIRARPQSGYYVKETPATAPDEPSLSNPPWQVCPVDTSLAFRVQKMMRDREIVKLGAAVPSPELFPLATLNRLMGQVARAQPEVVHSYDAPPGCEALRHQVAKRLMDAGCSVTPEAIVTTNGTTEAMYLSLQAVTQPGDTIAIESPTYYGLMDILETLRLKALELPTHPREGISLNHLETALSQGKVTACALVSNFSNPLGSCMSDEKKKQLVELLNRYNVPLVEDDVYGELYFSGSRPKAIKAFDTEGRVLYCASISKTLSPGLRVGWSIPGRYQGKVEQLKMVTNITTAIAPQLTVAAFLANGGYDRHLRRLRQAYQSQMARLTQAICEEFPPETRVTRPCGGHVLWLELPKEFDSMVLYQEALQHKISIAPGTIFSPSGGYQNCLRLHGGLPWSDTIAEAMKILGMLSKKQLARKILAK, from the coding sequence ATGAACGTTAAGCTGCTGGAAAAATCTGAAGATTGCAGCCTTTACGAACAGGTTGCCGAACGCATTGAAATGTTAATTGCAGAAGGAACGCTACAACCGGGGGATCGTCTTCCATCTGTGCGCAAACTTCACAAACAACTCTGCGTGAGTATCTCGACTGTCCTTGAAGCTTATCGCCTGCTGGAAGATCGGGGTATGATTCGCGCGCGTCCCCAATCTGGTTATTACGTCAAAGAAACCCCTGCAACTGCGCCAGACGAACCGAGTCTCTCCAATCCGCCGTGGCAAGTGTGTCCTGTGGATACATCCCTGGCATTTCGGGTGCAGAAGATGATGCGCGATCGCGAAATTGTTAAACTAGGTGCTGCGGTTCCCTCTCCCGAACTGTTTCCCCTCGCTACACTCAATCGCTTAATGGGACAAGTGGCGCGCGCGCAACCGGAAGTGGTTCACTCCTACGACGCGCCGCCGGGATGCGAAGCATTGCGCCATCAAGTTGCCAAGCGGTTGATGGATGCGGGGTGTTCGGTAACGCCGGAAGCAATTGTCACCACTAACGGAACGACGGAGGCAATGTACCTCTCGCTGCAAGCGGTGACGCAACCGGGAGATACCATCGCGATTGAATCCCCCACCTACTACGGATTGATGGATATCCTCGAAACCTTGCGCCTCAAGGCGTTGGAGTTACCCACCCATCCCAGGGAAGGGATTTCTCTCAATCATCTCGAAACTGCACTCTCTCAAGGAAAAGTGACCGCCTGCGCGTTAGTGTCCAATTTCAGCAACCCCTTGGGAAGTTGCATGAGCGACGAGAAAAAGAAACAATTGGTTGAATTGTTGAATCGCTACAACGTGCCACTGGTTGAGGATGATGTTTACGGGGAATTGTATTTTAGTGGCAGCCGTCCCAAAGCGATTAAAGCTTTCGATACGGAAGGACGGGTACTGTATTGCGCTTCGATTAGCAAAACCCTATCGCCGGGATTGCGCGTGGGGTGGTCGATTCCGGGACGCTATCAGGGGAAAGTGGAGCAATTGAAAATGGTGACGAATATAACAACCGCGATCGCGCCCCAACTTACTGTAGCAGCATTCCTCGCCAACGGCGGTTACGATCGCCACCTGCGGCGCTTGCGTCAGGCGTACCAGTCTCAAATGGCGCGCCTCACCCAGGCGATTTGCGAAGAATTTCCCCCGGAAACCCGCGTCACTCGACCTTGTGGGGGTCATGTATTGTGGTTGGAGTTACCGAAAGAATTTGATTCAATGGTGCTGTATCAAGAGGCGTTGCAGCACAAAATTAGTATTGCGCCGGGGACGATCTTCTCGCCTTCTGGGGGATATCAAAATTGCCTGCGACTGCATGGCGGTTTGCCGTGGTCTGACACTATTGCAGAAGCAATGAAAATCCTAGGAATGTTGAGTAAGAAGCAGCTTGCAAGAAAAATTCTTGCGAAATAA
- a CDS encoding nuclear transport factor 2 family protein, whose product MLTEQEKLNLANQWFEAWNNRDLEAILSHYEEDIEFSSPIVIKLLNNPTGKIHGKAGLRNYFSQGLAAYPNLHFEPLNILTGVNSILLYYHSSRNQQTSFAAEYIEMRDRALIAKTSAHY is encoded by the coding sequence ATGCTAACCGAACAAGAAAAACTAAATCTCGCGAATCAATGGTTTGAGGCTTGGAATAACCGCGATCTTGAAGCCATCTTATCTCACTACGAAGAAGACATTGAATTCTCCTCTCCCATTGTCATCAAACTTCTCAATAATCCTACCGGAAAAATACACGGGAAAGCAGGCTTACGAAACTACTTTTCTCAAGGATTAGCGGCGTACCCTAACTTGCATTTTGAACCCCTAAATATCCTCACAGGAGTCAATAGTATCCTTTTGTATTACCACAGTTCTCGCAACCAACAAACCTCCTTTGCTGCCGAATATATAGAAATGCGCGATCGCGCACTCATCGCTAAAACATCTGCTCACTATTAG
- a CDS encoding MOSC domain-containing protein, whose protein sequence is MHVTGLFIYPIKSCRGIQLQQAEVTPKGFMWDREFMVVDEKGLFLTQRKHPNLARVNVQIEGDYISLSTDENRVPPLQFQPTSNGKAIEVTVWRSHLRAIDQGDAVAAWFQTVLNTQENFRLVRQSPDDPRFVNPKYALQGNETVSFADGYPFLLVNTASLANLNQRLERAYQNDSQTVPMNRFRPNIIVDTDLPFAEDTWDSIQIDRVIFDLVKPCDRCIIITTNQTTGERNPNREPFKILSSFRSVPKAGILFGENMIPRNTGILKTRDRVEILS, encoded by the coding sequence ATGCACGTCACCGGACTCTTCATCTATCCCATCAAATCCTGTCGCGGCATTCAATTACAACAGGCAGAAGTTACCCCAAAAGGGTTTATGTGGGATCGAGAATTCATGGTTGTGGATGAAAAGGGACTGTTTTTAACGCAACGCAAGCATCCCAATCTAGCCAGGGTAAACGTACAAATTGAAGGCGATTATATTTCTCTTTCAACGGATGAGAATAGAGTCCCTCCGTTGCAATTTCAACCGACCTCAAATGGAAAAGCCATCGAGGTTACAGTGTGGCGAAGTCATTTGCGCGCGATCGATCAAGGGGATGCGGTTGCAGCTTGGTTTCAAACGGTTTTAAATACCCAGGAAAATTTTCGCCTCGTTCGTCAATCCCCAGACGATCCTAGATTTGTCAATCCTAAATATGCGCTTCAAGGAAACGAAACTGTTAGCTTTGCTGATGGCTATCCTTTTCTACTTGTCAATACTGCCTCTTTAGCCAACTTAAATCAACGACTCGAACGCGCCTATCAAAATGATTCTCAAACCGTTCCCATGAATCGATTTCGACCCAATATTATTGTCGATACCGATCTCCCTTTTGCGGAAGATACTTGGGATTCGATTCAAATCGATCGCGTGATTTTCGATCTTGTAAAACCCTGCGATCGCTGTATCATAATCACTACCAATCAAACCACCGGAGAACGCAATCCCAATCGCGAACCCTTCAAAATCCTAAGCTCATTTCGCAGCGTTCCTAAAGCTGGAATCCTTTTCGGAGAAAATATGATTCCGCGCAATACGGGAATTTTAAAAACGCGCGATCGCGTGGAAATTTTGAGTTGA
- a CDS encoding GNAT family N-acetyltransferase gives MTQNLTIREANNNENKIIAQHFSQLWRDNNVSKDCIQTNCLEMTDEFIENARKELQFKAFIAEIDRAIIGSTSCQRFAGLYPIVLTPQHRLYGYIWNVYVEPEFRDRGIGKKLTQTACEYLKSIGCTQAILHASPYGKPLYEKLGFVASNEMRLDL, from the coding sequence ATGACTCAAAACCTGACAATTCGAGAAGCAAATAACAACGAAAATAAAATCATCGCTCAACATTTTTCTCAACTTTGGCGAGATAACAATGTTTCTAAAGATTGCATTCAAACCAATTGCCTAGAAATGACCGATGAATTTATCGAGAATGCCAGAAAAGAATTGCAGTTCAAAGCCTTTATTGCCGAAATCGATCGCGCGATTATCGGTTCGACAAGCTGTCAGCGCTTTGCTGGACTGTATCCCATCGTTTTAACACCGCAGCATCGGCTGTACGGTTATATTTGGAATGTGTACGTGGAACCAGAATTCCGCGATCGCGGAATTGGCAAAAAACTCACCCAAACTGCTTGCGAATACCTCAAATCCATCGGCTGCACTCAAGCCATTCTCCACGCTTCTCCCTACGGAAAACCTCTGTATGAAAAGTTGGGTTTTGTTGCAAGTAATGAAATGCGTTTGGATTTGTAG
- a CDS encoding glutathione S-transferase family protein: MYKLYDFLPSGNGYKVRLLLTQLGIPFERIEMNILKGETRTPEFLKKNPNGRIPVLEIQPNVYLSESNAILFFLSDGTEFFPQESYQRAKVMQWLFFEQYSHEPNIATVRFWITELEKEEEYKSTIEQKRKLGYAALEVMENHLSSHTFFVGEKYSIVDIGLFAYTHVAEEGGFNLSRFPAIQAWIDRVKSQPNHIQITDNI; encoded by the coding sequence ATGTACAAACTCTACGACTTTTTACCCTCTGGAAACGGCTATAAAGTAAGACTCTTACTGACGCAATTAGGAATTCCCTTTGAACGCATTGAAATGAACATTCTTAAAGGAGAAACGCGCACGCCAGAATTCCTCAAAAAGAATCCCAACGGTCGCATTCCAGTATTAGAAATTCAACCGAATGTGTATTTATCAGAATCGAATGCAATCCTATTTTTCCTGAGTGATGGAACCGAATTTTTTCCGCAAGAATCGTACCAACGCGCAAAGGTTATGCAGTGGTTATTTTTTGAGCAATACAGCCACGAACCCAACATCGCAACCGTCCGGTTTTGGATAACGGAATTGGAAAAAGAAGAAGAATATAAAAGCACGATCGAACAGAAAAGAAAGTTGGGTTATGCCGCTTTAGAGGTGATGGAAAATCATTTATCCTCTCACACCTTTTTTGTTGGCGAAAAATATAGTATTGTCGATATTGGCTTGTTTGCTTACACCCACGTCGCAGAAGAAGGCGGTTTCAATCTGAGTCGATTCCCTGCAATTCAAGCTTGGATCGATCGCGTAAAATCTCAACCCAATCATATTCAAATCACAGATAATATTTAA
- a CDS encoding DinB family protein, with amino-acid sequence MNHPNYYTTMAQYNQWMNQKLYAICAEISDEKRKEDLGAFFNSIHGTLNHILYGDRAWMGRFRSKPYTAPNLGQNMYADFNELSQEREKTDREIIDWSKTLSSQWLEKPFTYTSTVYQKTLVLPTWMLVTHMFNHQTHHRGQLTTLLSQLGYDPGITDLPLLPDMNADS; translated from the coding sequence ATGAATCATCCCAATTACTACACGACAATGGCGCAGTACAATCAATGGATGAATCAGAAACTGTACGCCATTTGTGCTGAAATTTCCGATGAGAAACGCAAGGAAGATTTAGGCGCTTTTTTTAACTCTATTCACGGTACATTAAATCACATCTTGTACGGCGATCGCGCGTGGATGGGACGCTTTAGGTCAAAGCCTTACACCGCGCCAAATTTAGGGCAAAATATGTATGCTGATTTCAACGAATTATCCCAAGAAAGAGAAAAAACCGATCGCGAAATAATCGATTGGTCAAAAACCCTCTCCTCTCAATGGCTGGAAAAACCCTTTACCTACACCAGCACTGTCTATCAAAAAACCCTCGTTTTACCCACTTGGATGCTGGTGACGCATATGTTTAACCACCAAACTCACCATCGCGGACAATTAACCACCCTATTAAGTCAATTAGGGTACGATCCGGGGATTACTGATTTACCATTATTACCCGATATGAATGCAGATTCATAA